In the genome of Nocardia sp. NBC_00416, one region contains:
- a CDS encoding ATP-binding protein codes for MDTEPAPALLRPHAEQAFAAELRALAAADDRPRPPSWTMSPWAVVTYLLGGALADGTVITPKYVGPRRLLEVAVATLATDRALLLLGVPGTAKTWVSEHLSAAISGSSTLLVQGTSGTAEEAIRYGWNYARLLAEGPSEGALVASPILNAMRTGAIARLEELTRIPSDVQDALITILSEKTLPVPELGTEVQAAKGFNIIATANDRDRGVNELSSALRRRFNTVVLPLPGNEAEEIDIVTRRVEQLGSALELPEVPAAAEEVRRVVRIFRELRAGITADGRTKLKSPSGTLSTAEAISVITNGMALSAHFGDGILRASDIAGAVIGSVIKDPVADSVVWTEYLEAVVRERREWSDFYRACREING; via the coding sequence ATCGACACCGAACCCGCCCCCGCGCTGCTGCGCCCGCACGCCGAACAGGCCTTCGCCGCCGAACTGCGCGCCCTGGCCGCCGCCGACGACCGGCCGCGGCCACCGTCCTGGACGATGTCCCCGTGGGCGGTGGTGACCTATCTGCTGGGTGGCGCCCTCGCCGACGGCACCGTGATCACCCCCAAGTACGTGGGCCCGCGCCGGCTCCTGGAGGTCGCGGTGGCCACTCTGGCCACCGATCGCGCGCTGCTGCTGCTCGGTGTCCCGGGCACCGCGAAGACCTGGGTCTCCGAGCACCTTTCGGCCGCCATCAGCGGATCCTCGACCCTGCTGGTCCAGGGCACGTCGGGCACCGCCGAGGAAGCCATCCGGTACGGCTGGAACTACGCCCGGTTGCTCGCCGAGGGACCGAGCGAGGGCGCGCTGGTCGCCTCACCGATCCTCAACGCCATGCGCACCGGGGCGATCGCCCGGCTCGAGGAACTCACCCGGATCCCCTCGGATGTGCAGGATGCGCTGATCACGATCCTGTCGGAGAAGACCCTGCCGGTGCCCGAACTCGGGACGGAAGTACAAGCCGCCAAGGGGTTCAACATCATCGCGACCGCCAACGATCGCGACCGCGGCGTGAACGAGCTGTCCTCGGCGCTGCGCCGCCGGTTCAACACCGTGGTGCTGCCGCTGCCGGGCAACGAGGCCGAGGAGATCGATATCGTGACCCGGCGGGTCGAACAGCTGGGTTCGGCGCTGGAGCTGCCCGAGGTGCCGGCCGCCGCCGAGGAGGTGCGACGCGTCGTACGGATCTTCCGCGAACTGCGTGCGGGAATCACCGCCGACGGCCGGACCAAACTCAAATCCCCTTCGGGCACGCTCTCGACCGCCGAGGCCATCTCGGTGATCACCAACGGTATGGCCCTGTCGGCGCATTTCGGCGACGGTATCCTGCGCGCTTCCGATATCGCGGGCGCGGTGATCGGCTCGGTGATCAAGGACCCGGTCGCCGACTCGGTGGTGTGGACCGAGTACCTCGAGGCCGTGGTGCGGGAACGCCGGGAATGGTCCGATTTCTACCGCGCCTGCCGGGAGATCAACGGATGA
- a CDS encoding DUF5682 family protein, producing MSPADGDETGETRVYGIRHHGPGSARSLRLALAEFRPDAILIEGPADADPLVVHVAAETMAPPVALLGYIADEPAKAAFWPYAVFSPEWQALRYAVDNDVVVRFCDLPAAQVLAVDDRTGGRDALAELAAAGGYDDAERWWDAVVESSSDTGTFAAITEAMAALRESALVEPDAEANPAAGRESAGYPEAAREPRDTAGIPDDAAAGPVDEVAGSATDEAEPEPLVIDRHTLVREAHMRQVLRKARKDGFARIAVVCGAWHAPALQDPLGPATADLRLLKGLPKVKAVLTWVPWTHSRLAASSGYGAGVTSPGWYHHLFTETERPVPSWLTRAAGVLRGHDLPVSSAHIIEAVRLAEALAALRARPLAGLSEVTEATRAVLCEGDETMLRLVGDELVIGEALGAVPAEAPTVPLEADLRAQLRSLRMKQEALVRTLDLDLRKERDTARSCLLHRLRLLGVHWGTPTSGGVQSKGTFRESWDLRWEPEFAVRVIEAARWGTTVRGAAEAKILDTTGRPGCGVTELTEALEFALLAELPGALDGLIARLGSAAAVDHDMTHLLAALPGVLRTLRYGDVRGTDVSALTHVADSMLVRICAGLPAAVTGLGDDTAAALRDQLDTATAAVHTRDHAESTEQWLAALARLADRTDAHGLLVGRVVRLLCDADRLDTDEAARRLAAALSVGNTAAAKAAWVDGFVGGRGLVLVHDRALLRLIDTWLGGLPDDQFLDVVPLLRRTFGAFESGERRAIGEAVRDGRGTATSTTTTDTDAERGLQTLRTVADILGAPV from the coding sequence ATGAGCCCCGCCGACGGCGATGAGACCGGCGAGACCCGGGTCTACGGAATACGGCACCACGGTCCCGGCTCGGCCCGATCGCTGCGCCTGGCGCTGGCGGAATTCCGGCCGGACGCCATCCTGATCGAAGGCCCGGCGGACGCGGATCCGCTGGTGGTCCACGTCGCCGCGGAGACGATGGCACCGCCGGTCGCGCTGCTCGGCTATATCGCCGACGAACCCGCCAAGGCCGCGTTCTGGCCGTACGCGGTGTTCTCGCCGGAATGGCAGGCGTTGCGGTACGCGGTGGACAACGACGTAGTGGTCCGGTTCTGCGATCTGCCCGCCGCCCAGGTGCTCGCCGTCGACGACCGGACCGGCGGTCGCGACGCGCTCGCCGAACTGGCGGCCGCGGGCGGGTACGACGATGCCGAACGCTGGTGGGACGCGGTCGTCGAATCGAGTTCGGATACCGGAACGTTCGCGGCGATCACCGAAGCAATGGCCGCGCTCCGGGAGAGCGCGCTGGTCGAGCCCGATGCCGAGGCGAACCCGGCCGCCGGGCGGGAATCGGCGGGCTACCCCGAAGCCGCCCGGGAACCGCGGGACACCGCCGGAATCCCCGATGACGCCGCCGCCGGTCCGGTGGACGAGGTTGCCGGATCCGCGACGGACGAGGCCGAGCCCGAGCCGCTGGTGATCGATCGGCACACACTGGTCCGGGAAGCCCATATGCGGCAGGTGCTGCGCAAGGCGCGCAAGGACGGGTTCGCGCGGATCGCCGTGGTCTGCGGCGCCTGGCACGCGCCCGCCCTGCAGGACCCGCTGGGTCCCGCGACCGCCGATCTGCGCCTGCTGAAGGGGCTTCCGAAGGTCAAGGCCGTACTGACCTGGGTGCCGTGGACGCATTCGCGGCTCGCGGCGTCGTCCGGATACGGCGCCGGAGTCACCTCGCCGGGCTGGTACCACCACCTCTTCACCGAGACCGAGCGACCGGTTCCGTCCTGGCTCACCCGGGCCGCGGGCGTGCTGCGCGGCCACGACCTTCCGGTTTCCAGCGCGCACATCATCGAGGCCGTCCGGCTGGCCGAAGCCCTCGCCGCCCTGCGGGCCCGGCCGCTGGCGGGCTTGTCCGAGGTCACCGAGGCGACCCGGGCGGTGCTCTGCGAGGGCGACGAGACCATGCTGCGGCTCGTCGGCGACGAACTGGTAATCGGCGAGGCGCTGGGCGCCGTTCCGGCCGAGGCCCCGACCGTACCGCTGGAGGCCGACCTCCGCGCCCAGTTGCGTTCCCTGCGGATGAAGCAGGAAGCTCTCGTCCGCACCCTGGATCTGGATCTGCGCAAGGAACGCGATACCGCCAGATCCTGTCTCCTGCATCGGCTCCGGCTACTGGGTGTGCACTGGGGCACCCCGACCTCCGGCGGTGTGCAGTCCAAGGGGACCTTCCGCGAGTCCTGGGATCTGCGCTGGGAGCCGGAATTCGCGGTCCGGGTGATCGAGGCGGCCCGCTGGGGCACCACGGTGCGCGGCGCGGCCGAGGCGAAGATCCTCGACACGACCGGGCGGCCCGGGTGCGGAGTCACCGAGCTCACCGAGGCACTGGAGTTCGCGCTGCTGGCCGAACTGCCCGGCGCCCTGGACGGATTGATCGCCCGGCTCGGCTCGGCGGCCGCGGTCGACCATGATATGACCCATCTGCTGGCCGCGCTGCCCGGTGTCCTGCGCACCCTCCGGTACGGAGACGTGCGGGGTACCGACGTCTCCGCCCTGACCCATGTCGCCGACAGCATGCTGGTGCGGATCTGTGCGGGTTTGCCGGCCGCGGTCACCGGGCTCGGCGACGATACCGCCGCGGCCCTGCGCGACCAGCTCGATACGGCCACCGCCGCCGTACACACCCGCGATCACGCCGAATCCACCGAACAGTGGCTGGCCGCACTGGCCCGGCTGGCGGACCGGACCGATGCACACGGCCTGCTGGTGGGTCGTGTGGTGCGTCTGCTGTGCGACGCCGACCGACTCGACACCGACGAGGCGGCCCGGCGGCTGGCCGCGGCCCTGTCCGTGGGCAACACCGCGGCTGCCAAAGCCGCCTGGGTCGACGGGTTCGTCGGCGGACGCGGTCTGGTGCTGGTCCACGACCGAGCCCTGCTGCGTCTCATCGACACCTGGCTCGGCGGCCTGCCCGACGATCAGTTCCTCGATGTCGTCCCCTTGCTGCGCCGCACCTTCGGCGCCTTCGAATCCGGGGAGCGCCGCGCGATCGGGGAGGCGGTACGCGACGGGCGCGGGACCGCAACCAGTACCACCACAACCGATACCGACGCCGAACGCGGTCTACAGACCCTGCGCACTGTCGCCGACATCCTGGGAGCACCCGTATGA
- a CDS encoding VWA domain-containing protein: MNSPASERVSDEARLRRWRLVLGSAADPALGELGAADDKAIDKALGAVYDTGPGDGRSRGDRSGSLAGSAPRVARWLGDIRTYFPSTVVEVMQRDAVERLNLTQLLLEPELMEAVEPDVHLVGTLLSLNRVIPETTKATARMVVSKVVKEIEERIANRTVAAVSGALNRASRTSRPKPRDIDFDRTIRKNLANYLPEQRTIIAEHLVGYGRRSQAVHRDVILAIDQSGSMASSVVYSSVFGAVLASMRSLRTSLVVFDTEVVDLTEKLADPVDVLFGTQLGGGTYINRAIAYCQSLITRPTDSLFFLISDLYEGGVREEMLRRVHAMKESGVQVVVLLALSDDGAPSYDRENAAALAALGVPAFACTPDRFPDLLAQALNRGDLLHWGTEHR; this comes from the coding sequence ATGAACAGCCCCGCGTCCGAACGCGTTTCCGACGAGGCCCGGCTGCGCCGCTGGCGGCTCGTCCTGGGCTCCGCCGCGGATCCGGCGCTGGGCGAACTCGGCGCCGCCGACGACAAGGCGATCGACAAGGCACTCGGCGCGGTCTACGACACCGGGCCCGGCGACGGCCGCTCTCGCGGAGATCGTTCCGGCAGCCTCGCCGGTTCGGCGCCGCGGGTGGCTCGGTGGCTCGGCGATATCCGCACCTATTTCCCGTCCACCGTCGTCGAGGTCATGCAGCGCGACGCGGTGGAACGGCTGAACCTCACCCAGCTGCTGCTGGAACCCGAACTGATGGAGGCGGTCGAACCCGATGTGCACCTGGTAGGCACGCTGCTGAGCCTCAACCGGGTGATCCCGGAAACCACGAAGGCCACCGCCCGGATGGTGGTCTCGAAGGTGGTCAAGGAGATCGAGGAACGCATCGCCAACCGCACCGTGGCCGCGGTGAGCGGGGCTCTCAATCGGGCGTCCCGCACCTCCCGGCCCAAACCGCGCGATATCGACTTCGACCGGACCATCCGCAAGAACCTGGCCAACTACCTGCCCGAACAGCGCACCATAATCGCCGAGCATCTGGTGGGCTACGGACGCCGCTCCCAGGCGGTGCACCGTGATGTGATCCTGGCGATCGACCAATCCGGGTCGATGGCCTCCAGCGTGGTCTATTCGTCGGTGTTCGGCGCGGTACTGGCCTCGATGCGGTCGCTGCGGACCTCACTGGTGGTCTTCGATACCGAAGTCGTCGATCTCACCGAGAAACTCGCCGACCCGGTCGATGTCCTCTTCGGTACCCAACTCGGCGGCGGCACCTACATCAATCGGGCCATCGCCTACTGCCAGTCCCTCATCACCCGGCCCACGGACAGCCTGTTCTTCCTGATCTCCGATCTCTACGAGGGCGGGGTCCGGGAGGAGATGCTGCGCCGCGTCCACGCCATGAAGGAATCCGGCGTGCAGGTGGTGGTGCTGCTGGCGCTCTCCGACGACGGCGCCCCCTCCTACGATCGCGAGAACGCCGCCGCGCTGGCCGCGCTGGGCGTTCCCGCGTTCGCCTGCACTCCGGACCGGTTCCCGGACCTGCTGGCCCAGGCGCTCAACCGTGGCGACCTCCTGCACTGGGGCACCGAGCACCGCTGA
- a CDS encoding ABC transporter permease, with the protein MRTVALRNLGAHKVRLVLTLLSVVLGTAFIAGSFVFTDTLQRTFDGIFAGEAKGVDVRLSPQERQSSGIPQDVVDAVAAMDGVRTVAPGIEGSVVLLDPSGEKAVQTGGAPTQGQAYIPPDRAVAAPDPIVAGSPPAEPGQIMLNTGAAERAGLKVGDRTKVLVPSHGEPFEVTLTGLYAPPSDTGGFIGVQFTEDQARELFTDGTHVAYLDIAADGIPADSLRDKLAIIYPNYKAQNGDQVRADAKAQISEALNFLNYFLLAFGAIALIVGTFIIYNTFSMLVAQRLRELALLRAVGASRGQVGRSVVGEAFVVGVLGSILGLLAGIALAYGLAAVLNAFDLGLPTGRMAVLPRTVAVAFLVGLLVTVISAYAPARRASRIPPVQAMREEFASAGDSLRKRTVAGAVLAVVGIVLVVLGARNTGGGAAAIVGVGALGLILAVLFASPALSRPVLAGLGWLIKPFGSIGRMARNNAIRNPRRTAATAFALTLGLMLVTAIGMLGESAKVSISRLVDQGIEADYVLAGPQMMGVPTGATDAVRAEVPEAASVVGLRGFALKIGDDDEFGTSPDGPLDQVVKLETVSGSPTLGDSDILLSEDEATEHGVTAGDQLVVKTLDGTEIPLTVSGVYADSRVLGPLIVPPSVYDRAVPISMRTDVAVLIKARPGADLAAMRTDLEKATEEFVIVQVQDREEFKGENAKQINNLLAVLYGLLALAVVIAVLGIVNTLALSVVERRREIGMLRAVGTQRAQVRRTIYLESMLIAVFGALVGAVLGLGLGVGFLRTLRDLGLDQIAVPWDQLVYMLVGSAVVGVLAALWPAVRAARTPPLAAIADL; encoded by the coding sequence ATGCGCACCGTCGCTCTGCGCAATCTCGGCGCGCACAAGGTGCGGTTGGTGCTGACCCTGCTGTCGGTCGTGCTCGGGACCGCGTTCATCGCGGGTTCGTTCGTTTTCACCGATACGCTGCAGCGCACCTTCGACGGCATCTTCGCCGGCGAGGCCAAAGGCGTCGACGTGCGGTTGAGTCCGCAGGAACGGCAGTCCTCCGGTATTCCACAGGATGTGGTCGACGCCGTCGCCGCCATGGACGGGGTGCGCACGGTCGCCCCGGGTATCGAGGGCTCGGTCGTCCTGCTCGACCCATCGGGCGAGAAAGCGGTGCAGACCGGCGGGGCCCCGACCCAGGGCCAGGCCTACATACCGCCGGATCGCGCAGTCGCCGCGCCGGATCCGATCGTCGCGGGGTCGCCCCCTGCCGAACCGGGGCAGATCATGCTCAACACCGGAGCGGCCGAACGCGCCGGACTGAAAGTAGGGGATCGCACCAAGGTGCTCGTCCCCTCGCACGGTGAGCCCTTCGAGGTGACGCTCACCGGTCTCTACGCGCCGCCGTCGGATACCGGCGGCTTCATCGGGGTGCAGTTCACCGAGGACCAGGCCCGGGAACTGTTCACCGACGGCACCCACGTCGCCTACCTCGATATCGCGGCCGACGGAATACCGGCCGACAGCCTGCGCGACAAGCTGGCCATCATCTACCCGAACTACAAGGCGCAGAACGGCGATCAGGTACGGGCCGATGCGAAAGCCCAGATCTCCGAGGCGCTGAACTTCCTGAACTACTTCCTGCTGGCATTCGGGGCCATCGCGCTGATCGTCGGCACCTTCATCATCTACAACACGTTCTCGATGCTGGTGGCGCAACGACTGCGCGAACTCGCGCTGCTGCGCGCGGTCGGGGCGAGTCGCGGGCAAGTGGGCCGGTCGGTGGTCGGCGAGGCGTTCGTCGTCGGTGTACTCGGGAGCATCCTCGGTCTGCTGGCCGGTATCGCGCTCGCTTACGGGCTCGCCGCGGTGTTGAACGCGTTCGACCTCGGGTTGCCGACCGGCCGGATGGCCGTACTGCCGCGCACGGTGGCGGTCGCGTTCCTGGTCGGGTTGCTGGTCACCGTGATCAGCGCGTACGCGCCCGCCCGCCGGGCGTCCCGGATTCCACCGGTGCAGGCCATGCGCGAAGAGTTCGCCTCCGCCGGTGATTCGCTGCGGAAACGGACGGTGGCCGGTGCGGTGCTGGCGGTCGTGGGCATCGTGCTGGTGGTGCTGGGCGCTCGCAACACCGGCGGTGGCGCGGCCGCGATCGTCGGAGTCGGGGCGCTGGGGCTGATCCTGGCCGTCTTGTTCGCCTCACCCGCGCTATCGCGTCCGGTGCTGGCCGGGCTGGGCTGGCTGATCAAGCCGTTCGGGTCGATCGGGCGGATGGCGCGTAACAACGCGATCCGCAATCCCCGGCGCACCGCCGCCACCGCGTTCGCGCTGACCCTGGGCCTCATGCTGGTGACGGCGATCGGGATGCTGGGCGAATCGGCGAAGGTCAGCATTTCCCGGTTGGTGGACCAGGGCATCGAGGCCGACTATGTCCTCGCTGGACCACAGATGATGGGTGTGCCGACCGGCGCGACCGACGCGGTGCGGGCCGAAGTGCCCGAGGCCGCCTCGGTGGTGGGGCTGCGCGGGTTCGCACTGAAGATCGGTGACGACGACGAATTCGGCACCTCGCCGGACGGTCCCTTGGATCAGGTGGTGAAGCTCGAGACCGTGAGCGGATCACCGACACTGGGTGATTCGGACATCCTGCTCAGTGAGGACGAAGCGACCGAGCACGGCGTCACCGCCGGTGACCAGCTCGTCGTGAAAACCCTCGACGGGACGGAGATCCCGTTGACCGTCTCCGGGGTCTACGCGGATTCCCGGGTGCTGGGCCCGCTGATCGTGCCGCCGTCGGTGTACGACAGGGCGGTGCCGATATCCATGCGCACCGATGTCGCGGTCCTGATCAAGGCCCGGCCCGGTGCGGATCTCGCCGCCATGCGCACCGATCTCGAGAAAGCCACCGAGGAATTCGTCATCGTCCAGGTGCAGGACCGGGAGGAGTTCAAGGGCGAGAACGCCAAACAGATCAACAACCTGCTCGCCGTCCTCTACGGCCTGCTGGCGCTGGCGGTGGTGATCGCGGTGCTCGGCATCGTCAATACGTTGGCTCTGTCGGTGGTGGAGCGGCGCCGCGAAATCGGCATGCTGCGCGCGGTCGGCACCCAGCGTGCCCAGGTACGCCGCACCATCTATCTGGAATCCATGTTGATCGCGGTGTTCGGTGCGCTGGTCGGCGCGGTCCTGGGCCTGGGACTCGGCGTCGGGTTCCTGCGTACGCTGCGCGATCTCGGACTGGACCAGATCGCGGTGCCCTGGGATCAGCTCGTGTACATGCTGGTCGGCTCGGCGGTCGTGGGTGTATTGGCCGCGCTCTGGCCGGCGGTCCGTGCGGCCCGCACTCCACCGCTGGCGGCGATCGCCGACCTCTGA
- a CDS encoding ABC transporter ATP-binding protein encodes MTAHAVDVDPADPGAPSTVAAGAIELTKVYGSGDTRVTALDEVSVDFARGEFTAIMGPSGSGKSTLMHCLAGLDEASSGRVRIGDTELTDLSDKQMTALRRDRVGFVFQAFNLVPTLTALENITLPLDIAGRTPDSEWLATVLKRLGLNDRLGHRPSELSGGQQQRVACARALAGKPQIIFGDEPTGNLDSRSSGEVLSILRAAVDEFGQTVVIVTHEPTAAAYADRVIFLADGRIVDEMRDPTADSVLDRMKALEVR; translated from the coding sequence ATGACTGCTCACGCTGTCGACGTGGACCCGGCCGATCCAGGCGCCCCGTCCACCGTCGCCGCCGGTGCCATCGAACTGACCAAGGTCTACGGTTCCGGGGACACTCGGGTGACCGCGCTGGACGAGGTGTCGGTCGATTTCGCCCGGGGAGAGTTCACCGCGATCATGGGCCCGTCCGGTTCGGGGAAGTCGACTCTGATGCACTGCCTGGCGGGATTGGACGAGGCCAGCTCGGGACGGGTGCGGATCGGCGATACCGAACTCACCGACCTCTCCGACAAACAGATGACCGCGCTGCGCCGGGACCGTGTCGGGTTCGTGTTCCAGGCGTTCAACCTGGTCCCGACCTTGACCGCGCTGGAGAACATCACCCTGCCGCTCGATATCGCCGGCCGGACCCCGGACTCCGAATGGCTCGCGACGGTGCTGAAGCGCCTCGGTCTCAACGACCGGCTCGGACACCGTCCCAGCGAACTGTCGGGCGGCCAGCAGCAGCGGGTCGCGTGCGCCCGGGCGCTGGCGGGGAAACCGCAGATCATCTTCGGCGACGAACCGACCGGCAACCTGGACTCGCGCTCGTCCGGGGAAGTGCTGTCGATCCTGCGCGCAGCCGTGGACGAGTTCGGTCAGACCGTTGTGATCGTCACCCACGAGCCCACCGCGGCGGCCTACGCGGACCGGGTGATCTTCCTGGCCGACGGCCGGATCGTGGACGAGATGCGCGATCCGACTGCCGACTCGGTACTGGACCGGATGAAAGCTCTGGAGGTCCGGTGA
- a CDS encoding serine/threonine protein kinase yields MLANGDIFAGYVIDRQLGRGGMGSVYLAKHPRLPRMTALKLLNREMFFDKEVRARFEREADLVARLDHPNIVTVYDRGLEDEQLWISMQYIDGIDAASVDPQKLPPERAVQIIAETGSALDYAHGMGVMHRDVKPANILLARSTGGRGERVYLTDFGIARLRDDTGHLTQTGTFTATLAYASPEQLTGADLDHRSDQYSLACSLYWLLTGSGPFTSTNPAGVIQGHLQSPPPSLSAARPELPPSLDAVLAKAMAKRPDDRFTSCTEFAEAAKHALTSPSSPGIPLAVPPTAVAPTYQQPNPPYHSGANQYPSTAAPQPYTGTPGQPYPSGVQQGQPYASGAQQGQQYASGFQQGPGDMGGPGSGMHQQPYGGTLGYTTPVGQSFGGGTPGGYTQPTNYPQPQMGAVPQGPRPPKSNTGLIAAICVGLVVLIGVVIGVVALAGNGSGGGGTDTTATGTSTQTTVAPVPATADSISKEFPRLVPKSTSEEVGYNGAKCWETDSSYTPSPDDGEPDFGKWAWQWRCYGGANNDDPFYRIYAYESAADVETVVKGLPGTSEKSSDVNGGQTYTNYKWDSDGPKMVTVFSNDPERAQYLMYTDGIVGTIPEMLTWWKSAPLN; encoded by the coding sequence ATGCTGGCCAACGGCGATATTTTCGCCGGCTATGTCATCGACCGGCAACTCGGCCGGGGTGGGATGGGCTCGGTCTACCTGGCGAAACATCCGCGGCTGCCGCGGATGACAGCGCTGAAACTGCTGAATCGGGAGATGTTCTTCGATAAGGAGGTGCGCGCCAGGTTCGAACGGGAGGCCGATCTGGTCGCCCGGCTGGACCACCCGAATATCGTGACGGTCTACGACCGCGGCCTCGAGGACGAGCAGCTGTGGATCTCGATGCAGTACATCGACGGGATCGACGCCGCCTCGGTGGATCCACAGAAACTGCCGCCCGAGCGTGCCGTCCAGATCATCGCCGAAACCGGGTCCGCGCTCGACTACGCGCACGGTATGGGCGTGATGCACCGGGACGTGAAACCGGCCAACATCCTGCTGGCCCGCTCGACCGGCGGACGTGGCGAGCGGGTCTACCTGACCGACTTCGGTATCGCGCGCCTGCGTGACGACACCGGGCATCTCACCCAGACCGGCACCTTCACCGCCACGCTGGCCTACGCTTCACCCGAACAGCTCACCGGCGCCGACCTGGACCATCGCTCGGACCAGTATTCGCTGGCCTGTTCGCTGTACTGGCTGCTCACCGGTAGTGGTCCCTTCACCTCCACCAATCCGGCGGGGGTCATCCAGGGTCATCTGCAGTCGCCGCCGCCGTCGCTGAGCGCGGCCCGGCCGGAACTGCCGCCGTCGCTGGACGCGGTGCTGGCCAAGGCGATGGCCAAACGCCCCGATGACAGGTTCACCTCGTGCACCGAGTTCGCCGAGGCCGCGAAGCACGCGCTGACCTCGCCGAGTTCGCCGGGGATCCCGCTGGCCGTGCCGCCGACAGCGGTGGCGCCGACCTATCAGCAGCCCAACCCGCCGTACCACAGCGGAGCGAATCAGTACCCGAGCACTGCCGCGCCGCAGCCGTATACCGGGACCCCTGGTCAGCCCTACCCGAGCGGCGTCCAGCAGGGGCAGCCCTATGCCAGCGGTGCGCAGCAGGGGCAGCAGTACGCGAGCGGGTTCCAGCAGGGTCCGGGCGATATGGGCGGTCCGGGCAGCGGGATGCATCAGCAGCCCTACGGCGGGACCCTCGGCTACACGACCCCGGTCGGCCAGTCGTTCGGCGGCGGAACGCCGGGCGGATACACCCAGCCCACGAACTATCCGCAACCCCAGATGGGGGCTGTACCGCAGGGGCCGCGCCCGCCCAAGTCGAACACCGGACTGATCGCCGCGATCTGTGTGGGGCTCGTGGTGCTGATCGGCGTGGTTATCGGTGTCGTGGCGCTCGCCGGCAATGGTAGTGGTGGCGGCGGAACCGATACCACGGCCACCGGTACGAGCACCCAGACCACCGTCGCGCCGGTGCCCGCGACCGCTGATTCCATCAGCAAGGAGTTCCCGCGGCTGGTGCCGAAGTCGACGTCCGAAGAGGTCGGGTACAACGGCGCGAAATGCTGGGAAACCGATAGCAGCTACACCCCCAGCCCCGACGACGGCGAACCCGATTTCGGCAAATGGGCCTGGCAGTGGCGTTGCTACGGCGGCGCCAACAACGACGACCCCTTCTACCGGATCTACGCCTACGAATCCGCCGCCGATGTGGAGACGGTGGTCAAGGGGCTGCCCGGAACGTCGGAGAAGTCCTCCGACGTCAACGGCGGGCAGACCTACACCAACTACAAATGGGACAGCGACGGCCCGAAAATGGTCACGGTCTTCTCCAACGATCCGGAGCGGGCCCAATACCTGATGTACACCGACGGCATCGTCGGCACCATTCCCGAAATGCTCACCTGGTGGAAGTCCGCGCCACTGAACTGA